Proteins encoded together in one Mycobacterium noviomagense window:
- a CDS encoding NAD(P)H-dependent amine dehydrogenase family protein: MPNSYRVLQWTTGNVGKSSVAAIAANPAFELVGCYAYSPDKVGRDVGELCGIDRVGVAATDDVDALLALKPDCVVYNPMWIDVGELVRILSAGVNVVTTASFITGHNLGPGRERIAEACRKGGSTIFGSGVSPGFAELLAIVSAMVCDRVDKVTVNEAADTTFYDSPATELPVGFGKPIDHPELPAMTAQGTAVFGEAVRLVGDALGIELDEARCEAEYAQTTADLDLGSWTIAAGCVAGVYASWQGIVGGKTVVELNVRWRKGQTLEPDWKIDQDGWVIHIDGRPTVKTTVGFLPPPDFQAETIADFMTLGHIMTAMPTINAIPAIVAAAPGIATYNDLPLTLPHGVVAPACRPAV, encoded by the coding sequence GTGCCAAACAGCTATCGCGTGCTTCAGTGGACCACCGGCAATGTCGGCAAAAGCTCCGTGGCGGCGATCGCCGCGAACCCGGCATTCGAACTCGTCGGCTGCTATGCCTACTCACCCGACAAGGTTGGCCGCGACGTCGGAGAGTTGTGCGGCATCGACCGAGTAGGCGTCGCCGCCACCGACGACGTCGACGCACTGCTGGCGCTGAAACCCGACTGCGTCGTCTACAACCCGATGTGGATCGACGTCGGCGAGCTGGTACGCATCTTGTCCGCGGGCGTCAACGTGGTGACGACGGCCTCGTTCATCACTGGGCACAACTTAGGCCCGGGCCGCGAGCGTATCGCCGAAGCCTGCCGCAAAGGCGGATCGACGATCTTCGGCTCCGGGGTGAGTCCCGGATTCGCCGAGCTGCTGGCAATCGTGTCGGCCATGGTGTGCGACCGGGTGGACAAGGTCACGGTCAACGAGGCCGCCGACACCACGTTCTACGATTCGCCGGCCACCGAACTGCCGGTCGGGTTCGGCAAGCCGATCGACCACCCAGAGCTTCCGGCAATGACGGCGCAAGGCACGGCGGTATTCGGTGAGGCGGTGCGGCTGGTCGGCGACGCGCTCGGGATCGAGCTCGACGAGGCGCGCTGCGAGGCGGAGTATGCGCAAACCACTGCCGACCTCGACCTCGGTTCCTGGACCATCGCGGCCGGATGCGTCGCCGGGGTCTACGCGAGCTGGCAGGGAATCGTGGGCGGCAAAACCGTCGTCGAGCTCAACGTCCGGTGGCGAAAGGGCCAGACCCTCGAGCCGGACTGGAAAATCGACCAAGACGGCTGGGTCATCCACATCGACGGGCGGCCAACGGTGAAAACCACCGTCGGGTTCTTGCCGCCACCGGACTTCCAGGCCGAGACGATCGCCGACTTCATGACGCTCGGGCACATCATGACGGCGATGCCCACCATCAACGCGATCCCCGCCATCGTCGCCGCGGCGCCGGGCATCGCCACATATAACGACCTGCCGTTGACGCTGCCGCACGGCGTCGTTGCGCCGGCTTGCCGGCCAGCCGTCTAG
- a CDS encoding DUF732 domain-containing protein: MKATRLAFVALAAAAIALAAPAHADVDTDFDNQLQTYGIYGPHDYNPYLAKIACRRLGDHVDPDAAASSRFLMHNLPRGTTQVQAYQFLGTAIGYYCPDLAGVMQNIPPAQT, encoded by the coding sequence ATGAAGGCAACCAGGCTGGCGTTCGTCGCCCTCGCCGCCGCGGCCATCGCTTTGGCTGCGCCGGCACACGCGGACGTCGACACTGATTTCGACAACCAGCTGCAGACCTACGGCATCTACGGCCCGCACGACTACAACCCGTACTTGGCCAAGATCGCCTGTCGGCGCCTCGGTGACCATGTGGATCCCGACGCTGCCGCATCGTCTCGTTTCTTGATGCACAACCTGCCGCGGGGCACCACCCAGGTTCAGGCGTACCAGTTCCTCGGCACTGCCATCGGTTATTACTGCCCCGACCTGGCAGGGGTCATGCAGAACATTCCACCCGCGCAAACTTGA
- a CDS encoding SRPBCC family protein: protein MGQVSAASTVLINAKPEEVLTAVADYKNVRPKILSSHYRDYQVLQGGQGQGTVAKWKLQATKSRVRDVQASVDVAGHAVIEKDANSSMVTNWTVAPAGPGSSVTIKTTWTGAGGVKGFFEKTFAPLGLKKIQAEVLANLKRELEG from the coding sequence ATGGGACAGGTCAGCGCCGCCAGCACCGTCTTGATCAACGCCAAGCCGGAAGAGGTCCTCACCGCCGTTGCCGACTACAAGAACGTCCGCCCGAAAATCTTGTCCTCGCACTACCGCGACTACCAGGTGCTGCAGGGCGGTCAGGGGCAGGGCACGGTCGCCAAGTGGAAGCTGCAGGCCACCAAGTCCCGGGTACGTGACGTGCAAGCCAGCGTCGACGTCGCCGGCCACGCCGTCATCGAAAAAGATGCCAACTCGTCGATGGTCACCAACTGGACGGTGGCTCCGGCAGGGCCGGGATCCAGCGTCACCATCAAGACCACCTGGACCGGCGCCGGTGGCGTGAAGGGGTTTTTCGAGAAGACGTTCGCACCGTTGGGGCTCAAGAAGATTCAAGCCGAGGTGCTGGCCAACCTGAAGCGGGAGCTCGAAGGCTAG
- a CDS encoding MmpS family protein, with product MFSFLKRVWLPLLIVVVIAVGGFTVYRVHGYFGAHGTFGGPSNEFQDTKPFHPKVVVYEIFSPDGTVADINYLDLSADPKRVDSAPLPWSLTLKTTDPAVSPNIVAQGHSDTIGCRITVDGVVKDERIRNGVNAETFCIVKSA from the coding sequence ATGTTTAGCTTTCTCAAACGTGTATGGCTGCCGTTGCTCATCGTGGTAGTCATCGCCGTCGGCGGATTCACGGTGTACCGGGTCCACGGGTACTTCGGTGCACACGGCACGTTCGGCGGCCCCAGCAACGAATTCCAGGACACTAAGCCGTTCCACCCCAAGGTGGTGGTCTACGAGATCTTCAGCCCCGACGGCACGGTGGCCGACATCAACTACCTGGACCTCAGTGCCGACCCCAAGCGGGTGGACTCAGCACCCCTGCCGTGGTCGCTCACGCTAAAGACAACCGACCCTGCTGTGAGCCCCAACATTGTGGCGCAAGGCCATAGCGACACCATCGGCTGCCGTATCACCGTCGACGGTGTGGTCAAGGACGAAAGGATCCGAAACGGCGTGAACGCCGAAACCTTCTGCATAGTGAAGTCCGCATGA
- a CDS encoding FAD-binding oxidoreductase, with protein sequence MVPVPEAALEAHRAGVERLLASYRSIPATASVRLAKPTSNLFRARVKRDAPGLDTSGLTGVIGVDPDARTADVAGMCTYEDLVAATLPYGLSPLVVPQLKTITLGGAVTGLGIESASFRNGLPHESVLEMDILTGAGELLTVSAHEHADLYRAFPNSYGTLGYSTRLRIELEPVKPFVALRHVRFHSLAELVAAMDRIIDTGGFDGVPVDYLDGVVFTADESYLCVGVRTTTPGPVSDYTGQQIYYRSIQHDAGIKEDRLTIHDYFWRWDTDWFWCSRSFGAQNPRVRRWWPRRYRRSSFYWKLVALDRRVGIADRIEKRKGHPPRERVVQDIEVPIERTEEFLAWFLENVPITPVWLCPLRLRDQEGWPLYPIRPGRTYVNVGFWSSVPAGATEGATNRLIEAKVGELDGHKSLYSDSYYTREEFDELYGGEAYKTVKKTYDPDSRLLDLYAKAVQRR encoded by the coding sequence GTGGTGCCTGTTCCCGAAGCCGCACTGGAGGCTCACAGGGCGGGGGTCGAGCGGTTGTTGGCGAGCTATCGCTCCATCCCCGCTACGGCGTCCGTCCGACTCGCCAAGCCCACGTCGAATCTGTTCCGTGCACGCGTCAAACGCGACGCACCGGGCCTCGACACGTCAGGGCTGACCGGCGTCATCGGGGTCGATCCGGATGCCCGCACCGCCGACGTGGCAGGCATGTGCACGTACGAGGATCTGGTTGCGGCCACGCTGCCGTACGGCTTGTCGCCGCTGGTCGTGCCGCAACTGAAGACCATCACGCTGGGCGGGGCGGTCACCGGCTTGGGTATCGAATCGGCGTCGTTCCGCAACGGTCTGCCCCACGAGTCGGTGCTGGAGATGGACATCCTCACCGGCGCCGGTGAATTGCTCACGGTGTCGGCACACGAGCACGCCGACCTCTACCGTGCCTTCCCGAATTCCTATGGGACACTTGGGTATTCGACCAGGCTGCGGATCGAGTTGGAGCCGGTCAAGCCGTTCGTGGCGCTGCGCCACGTCCGATTCCATTCGCTGGCCGAGCTGGTGGCAGCGATGGACCGGATCATCGACACCGGCGGATTTGACGGTGTCCCCGTGGATTATCTCGACGGTGTGGTGTTCACCGCCGACGAGAGCTACCTGTGTGTCGGCGTGCGGACAACCACACCGGGACCCGTCAGCGACTACACCGGACAGCAGATCTACTACCGCTCAATCCAGCACGATGCCGGCATCAAAGAGGACCGGCTGACGATTCACGACTACTTCTGGCGTTGGGACACCGACTGGTTCTGGTGCTCACGCTCATTCGGCGCGCAGAATCCACGGGTGCGACGCTGGTGGCCGCGGCGCTACCGGCGCAGCAGCTTCTACTGGAAGTTGGTGGCCCTCGACCGGCGGGTCGGGATCGCCGACCGGATCGAGAAGCGCAAAGGTCACCCGCCGCGCGAGCGGGTGGTGCAAGACATTGAGGTGCCGATCGAGCGGACCGAGGAGTTCTTGGCGTGGTTCCTCGAAAATGTGCCGATCACGCCGGTTTGGCTGTGCCCGTTGCGGTTACGCGACCAGGAAGGCTGGCCGCTGTATCCGATCCGGCCGGGCCGCACCTACGTCAACGTCGGCTTCTGGTCGTCGGTGCCGGCGGGCGCGACCGAAGGCGCCACGAATCGACTGATCGAGGCCAAAGTCGGCGAGCTGGACGGACACAAATCGCTGTATTCGGACTCCTATTACACGCGCGAGGAATTCGACGAACTCTACGGCGGCGAGGCCTACAAGACGGTAAAGAAGACCTACGACCCCGATTCGCGTCTCCTCGACCTCTATGCGAAGGCGGTGCAACGACGATGA
- a CDS encoding DNA polymerase III subunits gamma/tau, translating into MALYRKYRPATFAEVVGQEHVTEPLSTALAAGRIHHAYLFSGPRGCGKTSSARILARSLNCAQGPTAKPCGVCESCVALAPNGPGSIDVVELDAASHGGVDDTRELRDRAFYAPAQSRYRVFIVDEAHMVTTAGFNALLKIVEEPPEHLIFVFATTEPEKVLPTIRSRTHHYPFRLLPPRTMRALLERICQQEGVTIDDAVYPLVIRAGGGSPRDTLSVLDQLLAGADSNRVTYQRALGLLGATDVALIDEAVDALAAEDAAALFGAVEAVIDAGHDPRRFATDLLERFRDLIVLQSVPDAAARGVVDAPEDVLDRMRDQAARIGTATLTRFAEVVQAGLGEMRGATAPRLLLEVICARLLLPSASDTESALLQRLERVENRLEISIPTSESPKPSGRPREAPQVRTPPQPKRRAPESVHKPPEPVQAAPATTPGEPGAAAVRTMWPTVRDKVRQRSRTTEVMLAGATVRAVEGNTLVLTHESAPLAKRLCEQRNADVIAEALKDALGVDWRVRCETGSATLTETPAAEPDPAQRAEEESMLAEAGRESAPERRDPEEAALELLQNELGARRIDNG; encoded by the coding sequence GTGGCCCTCTACCGCAAGTACCGCCCGGCAACCTTCGCCGAGGTGGTGGGCCAGGAGCATGTCACCGAGCCGCTGTCGACTGCGCTGGCCGCCGGGCGGATCCATCATGCGTATTTGTTTTCCGGGCCGCGCGGCTGCGGCAAAACATCGTCGGCCCGCATCCTGGCCCGCTCGTTGAATTGTGCGCAGGGACCGACGGCCAAGCCTTGCGGCGTCTGCGAATCCTGCGTCGCGCTGGCGCCCAACGGGCCGGGCAGCATCGACGTCGTCGAACTCGACGCGGCCAGCCACGGCGGCGTCGACGACACCCGTGAGCTGAGGGACCGGGCTTTCTACGCACCGGCCCAGTCGCGCTACCGAGTCTTCATCGTCGACGAAGCGCATATGGTGACCACCGCCGGGTTCAACGCGTTGCTCAAGATCGTGGAGGAGCCGCCCGAGCACCTCATCTTCGTCTTCGCCACCACCGAGCCGGAAAAGGTACTGCCGACGATCCGGTCGCGCACTCATCACTATCCGTTCCGGCTGCTGCCACCGCGCACCATGCGAGCTCTCCTCGAGCGGATCTGTCAGCAGGAAGGGGTGACGATCGACGACGCGGTGTACCCGCTGGTGATCCGGGCGGGTGGCGGCTCACCGCGCGACACGCTCTCGGTGCTCGACCAGTTGCTCGCTGGCGCCGACAGCAACCGGGTGACATACCAGCGTGCGCTGGGATTGCTCGGAGCCACCGACGTCGCGCTGATCGACGAGGCGGTGGACGCGCTGGCCGCCGAGGACGCCGCGGCGCTGTTCGGTGCGGTCGAAGCGGTGATCGACGCCGGCCACGATCCGCGGCGGTTCGCCACCGATCTATTGGAGCGGTTCCGCGATCTCATTGTGCTGCAATCGGTTCCGGACGCCGCCGCTCGCGGGGTGGTCGACGCGCCCGAAGACGTGCTGGACCGGATGCGTGATCAAGCGGCGCGGATCGGGACGGCCACGCTGACTCGCTTCGCGGAGGTGGTGCAGGCCGGGCTCGGTGAGATGCGCGGCGCGACGGCACCCCGGCTGCTGCTGGAAGTGATCTGCGCGCGGCTGCTGCTGCCGTCGGCCAGCGACACCGAGTCGGCGCTGCTGCAACGCCTAGAGCGGGTCGAGAACCGGCTGGAAATCTCGATTCCTACCAGCGAATCACCCAAGCCGTCTGGGCGGCCACGCGAGGCGCCTCAGGTGCGTACCCCGCCCCAACCCAAGCGCAGGGCGCCGGAATCCGTGCACAAGCCGCCGGAACCGGTGCAGGCTGCGCCGGCGACAACTCCGGGCGAACCGGGCGCGGCCGCGGTCCGGACCATGTGGCCGACTGTGCGCGACAAGGTGCGTCAACGCAGCCGCACCACAGAAGTGATGCTGGCAGGCGCCACCGTCCGCGCGGTCGAGGGCAACACGCTGGTGCTGACCCACGAATCGGCGCCGCTGGCTAAGCGGTTGTGCGAGCAACGCAACGCCGACGTCATCGCCGAAGCGCTCAAAGACGCGCTGGGCGTGGATTGGCGGGTGCGCTGTGAGACGGGCAGCGCGACCCTGACAGAAACACCGGCTGCCGAGCCGGATCCGGCTCAGCGCGCCGAAGAAGAGAGCATGCTCGCCGAGGCCGGCCGCGAAAGCGCACCGGAACGCCGCGATCCGGAAGAGGCCGCGCTGGAGCTACTGCAAAACGAACTGGGCGCCCGCCGCATCGACAACGGCTAG
- the recR gene encoding recombination mediator RecR → MFEGPVQDLIDELGKLPGIGPKSAQRIAFYLLSVEPADIDRLTAVLAKVRDGVRFCAVCGNVSDDERCRICADPRRDASLVCVVEEPKDVQAVERTREFRGRYHVLGGALDPLSGIGPEQLRIRELLNRIGERVDGVDVTEVIIATDPNTEGEATATYLMRMLRDIPGLSVTRIASGLPMGGDLEFADELTLGRALAGRRAMA, encoded by the coding sequence TTGTTCGAGGGACCGGTCCAGGATCTGATCGATGAGCTCGGCAAGCTGCCGGGTATCGGGCCGAAAAGCGCGCAGCGCATCGCCTTTTATTTGTTGTCGGTCGAGCCGGCCGATATCGACCGGCTGACCGCGGTGCTGGCGAAGGTCCGCGACGGCGTGCGGTTCTGTGCGGTCTGCGGCAATGTGTCCGACGACGAGCGGTGCCGCATCTGTGCGGATCCGCGCCGTGACGCCTCGTTGGTGTGCGTGGTCGAGGAGCCCAAGGATGTCCAGGCCGTCGAGCGCACCCGCGAGTTCCGCGGCCGCTACCACGTATTGGGCGGGGCGCTCGATCCGCTGTCCGGCATCGGACCGGAGCAGCTGCGGATCCGCGAGCTGCTGAATCGGATCGGCGAGCGCGTCGACGGCGTCGACGTGACCGAGGTGATCATTGCCACCGATCCCAATACCGAGGGCGAGGCGACCGCCACGTACCTCATGCGGATGCTGCGCGACATTCCCGGGCTGAGCGTGACGCGGATTGCGTCGGGGCTGCCGATGGGCGGCGATCTGGAGTTCGCCGACGAGCTGACCCTCGGTCGTGCGTTGGCGGGTCGCCGCGCCATGGCTTGA
- a CDS encoding Rv3717 family N-acetylmuramoyl-L-alanine amidase yields MRIRVCLRVGFAITSGVLLILSALRIPAATAVPANIAGMIVFLDPGHNGANDASISRQVSNGRGGTKDCQASGTSTNSGYPEHTFTWDTTLRIRAALNALGARTAMSRGDDTSVGPCVDQRAEMANALHPNAIVSIHADGGPPTGRGFHVNYSAPPLNQAQAGPSVQLAQIMRDQLQSSGIPPANYIGQNGLYGRSDLAGLNLAQYPAVLVELGNMKNPADSVLIESPSGRQKYADAVVKGIAGFLASQGKAG; encoded by the coding sequence GTGCGCATACGAGTTTGCCTGCGTGTCGGGTTTGCGATCACCAGCGGTGTACTGCTCATCCTCTCGGCATTGAGGATTCCGGCGGCGACGGCGGTCCCCGCAAACATCGCCGGCATGATCGTGTTCCTCGACCCCGGCCACAACGGAGCCAACGACGCCTCCATCAGCCGTCAGGTATCCAACGGCCGCGGCGGCACCAAAGACTGCCAAGCCAGCGGAACGTCGACCAACAGCGGCTATCCCGAGCACACCTTCACCTGGGACACCACCCTGCGGATCCGCGCCGCGCTCAACGCATTGGGGGCGCGAACCGCCATGTCGCGCGGCGACGACACCTCGGTCGGCCCATGCGTCGACCAACGCGCCGAGATGGCCAACGCATTGCACCCCAACGCCATCGTCAGCATCCACGCCGACGGCGGTCCGCCGACCGGGCGCGGCTTCCACGTCAACTATTCGGCGCCGCCGCTCAACCAGGCCCAGGCCGGCCCGTCGGTGCAGTTAGCGCAGATCATGCGCGACCAACTGCAAAGCTCCGGAATTCCGCCGGCCAACTACATCGGCCAAAACGGGCTCTACGGGCGTTCGGATCTCGCCGGGCTGAACCTGGCGCAATATCCGGCAGTGCTCGTCGAGTTGGGCAACATGAAAAATCCGGCCGACTCCGTGCTCATCGAATCCCCCTCCGGCAGGCAGAAGTACGCCGACGCCGTCGTGAAGGGCATCGCAGGTTTTCTGGCCAGCCAGGGCAAGGCCGGCTAG
- a CDS encoding class I SAM-dependent methyltransferase, producing the protein MTAIRETKEAGAHAPVNGKLTLAQILAILTEGSHLKFTAYDGSSAGPDDATLGLDLLTPRGTTYLATAPGELGLARAYVSGDLELHGVHPGDPYELLKTMAEKLDFKRPSPRLLANIVRSIGVERLVPVAPPPQEALPRWRRLAEGLRHSKTRDAEAIHHHYDVSNTFYEWVLGPSMTYTCAVYPRPDATLEEAQENKYRLIFDKLRLQPGDRLLDVGCGWGGMVRYAARRGVRAIGATLSAEQAKWAQRKIDEEGLGELAEVRHSDYRDVRESGFDAVSSIGLTEHIGVNNYPAYFGFLKEKLRTGGLLLNHCITRHSNRSTFRGGGFTDRYVFPDGELTGSGRIITEIQEVGFEVLHNENFRNHYAMTLRDWCRNLVAHWDEAVAEVGLPIAKIWGLYMAASRVGFEQNKIQLHHVLAVKPDRYGHDGGLPLRPWWQP; encoded by the coding sequence ATGACAGCAATTAGGGAGACCAAAGAGGCAGGGGCACACGCTCCCGTCAATGGCAAGCTGACCCTGGCCCAGATCTTGGCGATCCTGACCGAGGGCAGCCACTTGAAATTCACCGCCTACGACGGCAGCAGCGCCGGACCCGACGACGCCACACTGGGCCTCGATCTGTTGACGCCCCGCGGCACCACCTATCTGGCCACCGCTCCTGGTGAGCTGGGTTTGGCCCGCGCCTATGTCTCCGGCGACCTCGAGCTGCACGGTGTTCACCCCGGGGACCCGTATGAGCTGCTCAAAACGATGGCGGAAAAGCTCGACTTCAAGCGGCCCTCGCCGCGGTTGCTGGCCAACATCGTCCGCTCGATAGGGGTCGAACGCTTGGTGCCCGTCGCGCCGCCGCCGCAGGAAGCACTCCCTCGCTGGCGCCGGCTCGCTGAGGGGCTGCGGCACAGCAAAACCCGCGATGCCGAGGCCATCCACCATCACTACGACGTCTCGAACACCTTCTACGAGTGGGTGCTGGGTCCGTCGATGACCTACACCTGCGCGGTGTACCCCCGCCCGGACGCGACACTCGAAGAAGCACAGGAGAACAAGTACCGGCTGATCTTCGACAAGCTGCGGCTGCAACCGGGTGACCGGCTGCTCGATGTCGGCTGCGGCTGGGGCGGCATGGTCCGCTACGCCGCCCGTCGCGGCGTGCGCGCCATCGGTGCCACGCTGTCGGCCGAGCAGGCGAAGTGGGCGCAACGCAAGATCGACGAAGAGGGCCTGGGCGAGCTGGCCGAGGTGCGGCACTCCGACTACCGCGATGTCCGCGAAAGCGGTTTCGACGCCGTCTCGTCGATCGGGCTGACCGAGCACATCGGCGTCAACAACTACCCGGCGTATTTCGGGTTCCTCAAGGAGAAGCTGCGCACTGGCGGGTTGCTGCTCAACCACTGCATCACCCGGCACTCCAACAGATCGACCTTCCGAGGCGGCGGCTTCACCGACCGCTACGTCTTCCCTGACGGGGAACTGACCGGCTCGGGCCGCATCATCACCGAGATCCAAGAGGTCGGCTTCGAGGTGCTGCACAACGAGAACTTCCGCAACCACTACGCGATGACGCTTCGTGACTGGTGCCGTAACCTCGTCGCGCACTGGGACGAGGCCGTGGCCGAGGTCGGACTGCCCATCGCGAAAATCTGGGGTTTGTACATGGCTGCGTCGCGAGTCGGGTTCGAGCAGAACAAGATTCAGCTGCACCATGTGCTGGCGGTCAAGCCCGACCGATACGGTCATGACGGCGGCCTGCCGCTGCGACCGTGGTGGCAGCCCTAG
- a CDS encoding aminotransferase class I/II-fold pyridoxal phosphate-dependent enzyme, whose translation MSFHSLSREELTALHARHQQDYAELQAKKLALDLTRGKPSGEQLDLSNALLSLPGDDYRDEEGTDTRNYGGQHGLPGLRAIFSELLGIPVPNLIAGNNASLEMMHDVIVFSMLHGGVDSPRPWKDEPTVKFFCPVPGYDRHFAITETMGIEMIPIPMREDGPDVDLIEELVAVDPAIKGMWAVPVFSNPTGITYSWEIVRRLVQMRTAASDFRLFWDNAYALHTLTLDFPRQVDVLGLATAAGNPNRPYVFASTSKITFAGAGVSFFGGSLGNIAWYLQYAGKKSIGPDKVNQLRHLRFFGDADGVRLQMLRHQQLLAPKFALVLEILDKRLRDSKIASWTEPKGGYFISLDVLPGTARRAVALAKDAGIAVTEAGASFPYRKDPDDKNIRIAPTFPPIPDLRDAVDGLATCALLAGTEALLSRS comes from the coding sequence GTGTCGTTCCATTCGCTCAGCCGTGAGGAGCTGACGGCTCTGCACGCTCGCCACCAGCAGGACTATGCCGAACTGCAGGCGAAGAAGCTCGCCTTAGATCTCACGCGCGGCAAGCCATCGGGCGAGCAGCTCGATTTGTCCAATGCGCTGCTGAGCCTGCCGGGAGACGACTACCGCGACGAAGAGGGTACCGACACCCGCAACTACGGCGGCCAGCACGGCCTGCCGGGACTGCGGGCCATTTTCAGCGAGCTGCTCGGCATCCCGGTGCCCAATCTGATCGCCGGCAACAACGCCAGCCTGGAGATGATGCACGACGTCATCGTGTTCTCGATGCTGCATGGCGGCGTCGATTCGCCGCGGCCCTGGAAAGACGAACCGACGGTCAAGTTCTTCTGCCCGGTCCCCGGATACGACCGACACTTCGCGATCACCGAGACCATGGGCATCGAGATGATCCCGATCCCGATGCGCGAGGACGGCCCGGACGTCGACCTGATCGAGGAACTCGTCGCCGTCGATCCCGCCATCAAGGGAATGTGGGCGGTGCCGGTGTTCTCCAACCCCACCGGCATCACCTACTCGTGGGAAATAGTTCGCCGTTTGGTCCAAATGCGCACGGCAGCAAGCGATTTCCGGCTGTTTTGGGACAACGCCTATGCGTTGCACACCCTGACCCTGGACTTTCCGCGCCAGGTCGACGTCCTGGGCCTGGCCACTGCCGCCGGTAACCCCAACCGGCCGTACGTCTTCGCATCCACGTCGAAGATCACCTTCGCCGGCGCCGGTGTGAGCTTCTTCGGCGGCTCACTGGGCAACATCGCCTGGTATCTGCAGTACGCGGGCAAGAAGTCGATCGGCCCTGACAAGGTCAACCAGCTGCGCCACCTTCGCTTCTTTGGCGACGCCGACGGGGTCCGCCTGCAGATGCTGCGCCACCAGCAGCTTTTGGCGCCGAAATTCGCGCTGGTGCTCGAAATCCTGGACAAGCGGCTGCGAGACTCCAAGATCGCCTCGTGGACCGAGCCCAAGGGCGGTTACTTCATCAGCCTCGACGTGTTACCCGGTACAGCGCGACGCGCGGTGGCGCTGGCCAAGGACGCCGGTATCGCGGTCACCGAGGCGGGCGCGTCGTTCCCGTATCGAAAAGACCCGGACGACAAGAACATTCGGATCGCGCCGACATTCCCGCCGATTCCAGATCTGCGCGACGCCGTCGACGGGTTGGCGACATGCGCGCTGCTGGCCGGCACCGAAGCCCTGTTGAGCCGCAGCTAG
- a CDS encoding YbaB/EbfC family nucleoid-associated protein, with translation MQPGGQPDMSALLAQAQQMQQQLLEAQQQLVNSEVRGQAGGGLVQVTVRGSGEVVAVNIDPKVVDPDDVETLQDLIVGALADASQQVTAMAQQKLGPLAGGMSSALGLPET, from the coding sequence ATGCAACCTGGAGGCCAGCCCGACATGTCGGCGTTGCTTGCCCAGGCTCAGCAGATGCAGCAACAGCTACTGGAAGCCCAGCAACAGCTCGTCAACTCCGAGGTGCGCGGCCAGGCCGGTGGGGGATTGGTGCAGGTGACCGTGCGAGGCAGCGGCGAGGTGGTGGCCGTCAATATCGACCCCAAGGTCGTCGACCCTGATGACGTCGAGACGCTGCAGGACCTGATCGTCGGCGCGCTGGCCGATGCCTCCCAACAGGTCACCGCCATGGCGCAGCAAAAGCTGGGGCCGCTGGCTGGGGGGATGAGCAGCGCGCTGGGTCTGCCGGAGACCTGA